The sequence below is a genomic window from Fusobacterium sp. IOR10.
ATTATATTGATTATTATAATAATCAGAGAATTAAAATAAAATTAAAAGGATTAACTCCTGCAGAATACAGGAATCAATCCTTAAATTAAATATTAAATTTCATGTCCAAGAAAATGGGTTCACTACATTTACAGTCCCTCTTTATTTTGAAAAATTAAAAATTGTTGTTATTATATTTTTCAGTTTATTTTTTTTAATATTTGATTCATCTATATATTTTATTGTTAGACCTGTATACCCATAAATTGCTGAAATTACTGGATTTATTAAATTTAAAAAACAATATGGTACATATACCCATGGAGCTATTCCTAAAGTAGCTATCATATAAGCTCCACAACTATTCCAAGGTATAAGAGGCGACGTCATTGTTCCTGAATCTTCTAAAACTCTAGATAAAGTTACTGGATGTAAATTTCTCTTTCTATAGGCATCTTTAAATATTCTTCCTGTTATTACAATTGATAAATATTGCTCTGAAGCTAATGCATTTGCAGCTAAAGCTGTAAGCAATGTTGCAAGAATTAGACTCCCTGTTGAATTTGCTAGTTCTAATATTTTATTTGCTATAGCTGAAAGCATACCAGTTCTTTCCATCACTCCACCAAAGAATAAGGCACAAATTATTAAAGATACTGTCCACATCATACTATTCATTCCACCACGTGTTAAAAGAGAATCAACAACGTTATTTCCTGAATTAGATACATAACCAATTTGAAGAGAAGTAACAAAATCTTTTAATTTAACACCTTGAATAAAAACTGCTGCTATACCACCTATTATACTACCGCACACTAATCCAGGAATTGCAGGTATTTTTTTTATAACCAATCCTATTGTAATAATTGGTACTATAAATAAAACTGGAGTAATTACAAATTGTGAATTCAATGTTTCTAAAATTGAATTTAACACCTCTGTATTTATTTGAGAATTAGAATATTTATTTCCTATTATCATAAATAATATTATTGTTATTATAAAACTAGGTATTGTTGTATATAACATATATTTTATATGTTCAAATAATTTAGACCCTGCCATGGCTGGAGCTAAATTCGTTGTATCTGAAAGAGGGGACAACTTATCCCCCATATAAGCTCCTGAAATTATTGCACCTGCTGTTATTTGAGCAGGTATTCCCAATCCTGCTCCAACTCCCATAAGGGCAATTCCTATAGTGGCAGCTGTACTCCAAGAACTTCCTGTTGCTATTGCCACAATAAAAGAAAGCATTAAAGTTGCTGGTAAAAATATACTAGGGGACATTATCTTTAGCCCATAAAAAATCATTGTTGGTACAACACCAGAAATAATCCAACTTCCCACAACCATACCAATAATCAATAGAATTATTGCTGCTTCCATTGAAGACTTTATAGTTTCTAATATTCCTTCTAATATTTCATCCCAATTATATTTTAACGAGAACATAGCAATACAAGCAGCAAGCATCCCAGACATCATTATAGGTATATGAGGATCTGCCCCTGTAAACTTCAAGGTATAAAAAAGAGAACCTACTAGAAATATCAACGGTATCATAGCATGTATAAATTTAGTTTCTTTTACTTCCTTGGTAGTTCTTCCATTACAATCATTTTTTTTCATTTTTTATTTTTCCTCCTAGCTATTAAATTTTAGTCCTAAAGGCTAAAATTTTAATTATCACCCCTATTTTTCAATATTTTAACAATAAAAAAAACATCATTGATTTTAAAACCAATGATGTTTAACCACTTTTCCATTGGATCCCAAATCTACCTGTCAATATTTAGACGAGGTTAGCTACGGATATTAATCCGATTAGAATGGGTCCCCCGCTTTCTTCTTAATTATAATTGTTAAAAATTATAAATAAAACTAAGCGATTTATTTGCTATTTCAATCTATTATATAATAAAATTAAAATATGTCAATATTTTTTAAACTATTTTTGTTTCTAATTTTTTTCCACCTAAAAGATGAAAATGAATGTGAAATACTTCTTGTCCACCATACTCGTTACAATTGCTTATAACTCTATATCCTTGGTCAGCTATACCTAAATCTTTGGCTATTTTTCCTATAGCTAAATATATTTCCCCAATTAATTCTCTATCTTCTTCTTTTAAATCATTTATTGTTGGTATTTCTTTTTTAGGAACAACTAAAATATGTATTGGAGCTTGTGGATTAATGTCCTTAAAAGCCAACACTTTATCATTTTCAAAAACTATTGTTGCTGGTATTTCTCTATTAATTATTTTTGTAAATATAGTTGCCATTTTAAAATCCTCCATAAATTTTTAAATTAATCTTCTATCATGGATACTCTTCTTAAATGTCTTCCCCCTTGAAACTCTGTATTTAAAAATGTATCTACTATTTCCAATGCAAGAACATCCCCTATAATTCTAGCTCCAAAAGCTAAAACATTTGCATTATTATGTTCTCTTGTAAGTTTAGCCATTGTTGTATTCATACAAAGTCCAGCTCTTACACCTTTTACTTTGTTTGCTGCTATTGAAATTCCTATTCCAGTACCACAAATAACTATTCCACAATCAGCTTTTTTCCCAACAACTGCTTCCCCAACTGCTTTCCCATAAATAGGATAATCTACTGATTCTTTAGAGGCACACCCTAAATCTAATACTTCATACCCTTGTTTTTCTAAATGTTCTTTTACAGTTATCTTTAATTCATATCCACCATGGTCACATCCTAAAGCTACTTTCATTTTTTCTCCTCACATTTATATTAAATTTTTATTAAAAGCCTTCAAACAATGGCTCTCCTGCCTCTACTTCCTTTTCTGTAGGTTCTCTCACACCTTTTACTTCAACTTCAAATCTAACTTCTCTTCCTGAAAAAGGATGATTTCCATCAGCTATTATTTTATCATCTAAAATTTCTTTTATTATAAAAGATTGTTCTTCACCATCTTCTAAATCAGCTATAAAATCAAGTCCTTCATAAATATCTTCAAAATCTAAGAATTGTTCTCTATCCATTTCAATTATTAGATCTTTTTCTCTTTCTCCGTATCCTTCTTCTGGAGTTAAAACTATTTTACTTTTAAAACCTACACCTTTTCCTTCTAAAGCTTCTTCCACCTTTAAAACAAAATTTCCAAAACCTTGGATATAAAGAAATGGTCCCACTTCTTTAGTATCCTCTAGTAATTCGTTGTTCTTATTATCATAAACTTTAAAATCTAAAGTTACTACTTTTCCCTCTTCTATATTCATTTTTTCACCTCACTATTATATTTTATATTTTAAGAATACCATAAATTTATTTAAATTTCATCCTTTATTTTATAACCCATCTCTTTTTCTATTATTTTTCTATTGTCTGCTGAGGTTAACTTTTCTAAAAGTAAAAAAGCTAAATTAATAGCACTTTTAGGATTTGATGAAGTTATTATATTATCATCTTCTACTATTTCTTCCAAAACCCCATTAGCTCCATATTTATTTAATTGATTAAAATATCTTTTGTTTTCACTTAAGTATGTTGTTGCTTTTTTATTATTTAGAGTACCTATACTTCCTAGTGCTATTGCTCCTGTACAAATCCCTAAAATTAATTTTTTTCTTTGTACAAATTTAAAAATAAGTTCCTTTACTTCTTCTCTTAAAAAGTCATCAAAATAACCATATTTTCCAAAGCCTCCAGGTATAACTATTGCATAATAATCTTCCACATTTATTTTTTCTTTATTTAAATCTATTTCAGGTATTATTTTCATTCCACTAAAAGAAATTTTTGAAGACAAATCATCAGTAAATGAAGCTGTCACTACTTTTATTTCCCCATATTTTTTAAAAATTATATTATACCATCCGAATACATCTATAAAGGGAGCTATTTCTAAAATTTCGCTGCCATTGGATATTAAAAGTAATATCTTTTTCATATTATTTTCACCCTTTCAAAACATTATTTTCTTTTTAATTAAAAAAATAAAAAAAATATTGACTTAATGAAAAAAGTCAAATACAATACCTTGTTTGATTATATCATAAAAATAAATTTAAATAACAACTTTTTTTTATTTGTTGTATAATATTAAATAAAATATTAAGGAGGTTTGAATGGCTAAATTAGACCAAAATTTAACACCATTATTTACAGTTTTAAAAGATGTTTATGCAAAAAAAAATATTACTCCTTTCCATGTTCCTGGACACAAACAAGGGAATGGTATGGATAAAGAATTCCTTGAATTTATAGGTAGAAACCCCTTAAAAATAGACGTTACTATTTTTAAAATGGTTGATGGGCTACACCATCCAACAAGTTACATAAAACAAGCGCAAGAATTAGCTGCAGATGCCTATGGAGTAGACCAAAGTTTCTTTGCTGTTAATGGTACTTCTGGGGCCATTCAAGCTATGATCCTTGCAGTTGTAAAATCAGGAGAAAAAATATTAGTTCCTAGAAATGTTCATAAATCTGTTTCTGCTGGAATTATACTATCTGGAGCAATTCCTGTATATATGAATCCTGAAATTGACAATAATTTAGGAATAGCTCACGGGGTTAAACCTCATACTGTTGAAAAAATGTTAGAACAACATCCAGATGCTAAGGCTGTTTTAATTATCAATCCAACTTATTATGGAGTTGCCACTGATATTAAAAAAATAGCTGATATTGTTCATGATTTTGATTTACCATTAATAGTAGATGAAGCTCATGGACCTCATCTTCATTTTCATGAAGATCTACCTATCTCAGCAGTTGATGCAGGAGCTGATATTTGTTGTCAAAGTACACATAAGATAATTGGAGCTATGACTCAAATGTCTTTATTACATGTTAATTCAGATAGAGTTAGCCCTAGTAGAATTCAACAAATACTTAGTCTTTTACATACAACTTCACCTTCATATCCTCTTATGGCATCACTTGATTGTGCTAGGAGGCAAATTGCAACAAATGGTAGAGAACTTATTTCAAAGGCTATTGATCTTGCTAACTTTACTAGATCAGAATTAAATAAAATTCCTGGTGTTTTTTCTTTTGGAGAAGAAATAGTAGGAACAGAAGGAGTATTTGCCTTTGATCCAACAAAGTTGAGTATTTCCATAAAAGAAATGGGAATTACAGGATTTGAATTAGAAAGAATTTTAATTGAAGAATATGATATTCAAATGGAACTTTCAGATTTCTATAATGTTTTAGGAGTAATTACTTTAGGAGATTCTAAAGAAAGTGTTACTAAATTAATTGACGCACTTAAGGATATTAGTTTAAGATTTTTTAACACTAAAGATGTTAAGCCAATAAAATCTATCAGAATTCCTTCTGTTCCAGAACAAGTTTTAATACCAAGAGAAGCTTTCTACAGTGAAACAAATGTAATCCCTTTTGATGAAAGTGAAGGTAAAATTTGCGCTGAAATGATAATGGCTTATCCACCAGGAATTCCAATAATAACTCCTGGGGAAAGAATTAGTAAAGAAATTGTGGATTATGTTTATGAACTTAAAGAAACTAAAATCCAACTTCAAGGAATGGAAGATTCTCAATTAAATACTATTAAAGTAATTGAAGAAGAAGACGCTATGTATATCTATACTGAAAAAATGAAAAATAAATTATTTGGTGTTCCTTTAAATTTAGGGGCAGATAAATCTGGAATAGAATTTGGTATTGACGTTTTAATTGAAAATTATCAAGATACTTTTGATGAAATTGAAGTGATTGAAGTTGAAAAACAAAGGGAGAATTTCAATTCTCCAAATTTAAAATATAAAAACACAATTTTGCACACATGCGAAAAACTTGCTAAAGCAGTTGATGAATCTATTATGGATGGGTATAGGCCTATAATAATTGGTGGAGACCATTCTATTTCCCTTGGAAGTATTTCTGGTGTTGCAAAAACTAATAGAAATCTTGGAGTAGTGTGGATTGATGCCCATGCTGACATGAATACAGATGAAACTACATTAACAGGAAACATTCATGGAATGCCGCTTGCTTTACTTCAAGGAGCTGGAGACTCTGAGTTAGTTAATTGTTTCTTTGAAGGTCAAAAAATAAATCCTAAAAATGTTGTTATTATTGGTGCTAGAGATATTGATGTAAGAGAATATGATGTTATTAAAGAACTAGGAGTTAAAGTTATACATTATGATGATATTATTAGAAAAGGTATGGATAATGTATTAGAAGAAATTAAAGATTACTTGAAAGTTGAAGATATCCATATAAGTTTGGATATTGATTCTATTAATCCTAATTTTGCTCCAGGAGTTAGTACTCCAGTTAAAAATGGTTTAGATGAAGATGATGTTTATAAGAGTTTTAAATTTTTATTTAAAAATTATTTTATAACTTCTGTGGATATTGTTGAGTATAATCCAATATACGATATGAATCATAAAACTGCACATCTTGTTAAAGATTTTACAGATTATATTCTAAACCCTATATATTAAAAAGTATACATTAAGACAAATAAAAGAACATCCTTTAGAAAAACACATATTAGATAGAGCTATAAGTAAAACTTATAGCTCTATTATTTTTTACTATTTTACTTTTATTTTATTTTTTGATAGAATTCATTTATATTAGGTGGAAGAAAATTCCTAATTTCCCATCTAGTTTCCTTAACCTTATAGTTATAAATAAAAAAAAATGGAAAGTTGCCCCTTCCCATTTTTTTTTATTTATAACTATTTTTATTAGAATATAAATTTTATTTATGATAAAATCATAATGATCACTAAAAATATAGGAGGATTTATGATTAAATTAATTGTTTTAGATGTTGATGGAACACTTACAGATGGAAAACTATATATTGATAACTTTGGAAATGAAATGAAATCTTTTGATGTGAAAGATGGACTAGCTATCTCCCAAGCTATTAAACAAGGATTAAAAATAGCTATTATTACAGGAAAAACCTCTAATATTGTAGAAAAACGCTCTAAAGAACTTGGTATAAAGGATGTAATACAAGGAAGTAGAAATAAAGTTAATGATTTAAAAACTATACTAAAAAAATATAATATTTCTTTTGAAGAAACTGCTTATATGGGTGATGACTTAGTTGATTTAAAAGTTATGAAACATTGTGGACTTTCAGGTTGCCCAAAAGACTCTGTTAATGAAATAATTAATATATCGGACTTTATTTCTACAAAAAATGGTGGTAATGGAGCTGTGAGAGAATTTTTAGAATACTTGTTAAAAAAAGAAAATCTTTGGAATAATATTATTGACAACTTTTCTTCAACAGAACAATAATTAAAGGGGGTAATATTAAAATGTTTGAATTTATAAAAATATTTTCATTATTTTTATTTTCTCCTTTTATATTTATTTTGGTATTATTTTTTATTGGATTTTTCAATATTATTAATCGAAAAACTAAAAGTGGAATTTCTTTAATATTAATAAGTTTAATTACTTACTCTTGTTCTTGTAATTTTTTTGTTAGTCCACTTATACATACTTTAGAAAATAATTTTTCAAAAGTATCTGAAAAAAATATTGAACAGTCTGATATTTATATACTACTTGGAGGAGGAATTTTAACTAATAAATCATTAAGTTCTTTTCCAACCAAAAATGCCTATCCAAGACTTTTAAAAACCATTGAACTTTATAATAAAGAACAGAAACCAATTTATATCTCAGGGGGGAAAAGTTTCAACAATAAAGAAAGTGAAAGTTCAATTTATAAAAAAATTCTTATTGATTCTGGAATTAGCAAAGAAAATATTTTTATTGAAGAAAATAGCAGAAACACTGCTGAAAATTCTAAATATATAAAAGAAATAATGCATAATAATAATTTTAAATCTGGAATTTTAATAACATCAGCATATCATATGCCTAGATCTATGGCTATATTTAAGGATGATTCCCTTATTTTTTATCCTGAAAGTGCTGGTTATTTAGAAAATATATCCAATAAAAAATTCTTAAATTATCTTCCTAATTTTGAGAATTTATCTATTTTTAATA
It includes:
- a CDS encoding IS3 family transposase, whose product is YIDYYNNQRIKIKLKGLTPAEYRNQSLN
- the nhaC gene encoding Na+/H+ antiporter NhaC, producing MKKNDCNGRTTKEVKETKFIHAMIPLIFLVGSLFYTLKFTGADPHIPIMMSGMLAACIAMFSLKYNWDEILEGILETIKSSMEAAIILLIIGMVVGSWIISGVVPTMIFYGLKIMSPSIFLPATLMLSFIVAIATGSSWSTAATIGIALMGVGAGLGIPAQITAGAIISGAYMGDKLSPLSDTTNLAPAMAGSKLFEHIKYMLYTTIPSFIITIILFMIIGNKYSNSQINTEVLNSILETLNSQFVITPVLFIVPIITIGLVIKKIPAIPGLVCGSIIGGIAAVFIQGVKLKDFVTSLQIGYVSNSGNNVVDSLLTRGGMNSMMWTVSLIICALFFGGVMERTGMLSAIANKILELANSTGSLILATLLTALAANALASEQYLSIVITGRIFKDAYRKRNLHPVTLSRVLEDSGTMTSPLIPWNSCGAYMIATLGIAPWVYVPYCFLNLINPVISAIYGYTGLTIKYIDESNIKKNKLKNIITTIFNFSK
- a CDS encoding histidine triad nucleotide-binding protein is translated as MATIFTKIINREIPATIVFENDKVLAFKDINPQAPIHILVVPKKEIPTINDLKEEDRELIGEIYLAIGKIAKDLGIADQGYRVISNCNEYGGQEVFHIHFHLLGGKKLETKIV
- the rpiB gene encoding ribose 5-phosphate isomerase B, giving the protein MKVALGCDHGGYELKITVKEHLEKQGYEVLDLGCASKESVDYPIYGKAVGEAVVGKKADCGIVICGTGIGISIAANKVKGVRAGLCMNTTMAKLTREHNNANVLAFGARIIGDVLALEIVDTFLNTEFQGGRHLRRVSMIED
- a CDS encoding peptidylprolyl isomerase, which translates into the protein MNIEEGKVVTLDFKVYDNKNNELLEDTKEVGPFLYIQGFGNFVLKVEEALEGKGVGFKSKIVLTPEEGYGEREKDLIIEMDREQFLDFEDIYEGLDFIADLEDGEEQSFIIKEILDDKIIADGNHPFSGREVRFEVEVKGVREPTEKEVEAGEPLFEGF
- a CDS encoding DJ-1/PfpI family protein yields the protein MKKILLLISNGSEILEIAPFIDVFGWYNIIFKKYGEIKVVTASFTDDLSSKISFSGMKIIPEIDLNKEKINVEDYYAIVIPGGFGKYGYFDDFLREEVKELIFKFVQRKKLILGICTGAIALGSIGTLNNKKATTYLSENKRYFNQLNKYGANGVLEEIVEDDNIITSSNPKSAINLAFLLLEKLTSADNRKIIEKEMGYKIKDEI
- a CDS encoding aminotransferase class I/II-fold pyridoxal phosphate-dependent enzyme — protein: MAKLDQNLTPLFTVLKDVYAKKNITPFHVPGHKQGNGMDKEFLEFIGRNPLKIDVTIFKMVDGLHHPTSYIKQAQELAADAYGVDQSFFAVNGTSGAIQAMILAVVKSGEKILVPRNVHKSVSAGIILSGAIPVYMNPEIDNNLGIAHGVKPHTVEKMLEQHPDAKAVLIINPTYYGVATDIKKIADIVHDFDLPLIVDEAHGPHLHFHEDLPISAVDAGADICCQSTHKIIGAMTQMSLLHVNSDRVSPSRIQQILSLLHTTSPSYPLMASLDCARRQIATNGRELISKAIDLANFTRSELNKIPGVFSFGEEIVGTEGVFAFDPTKLSISIKEMGITGFELERILIEEYDIQMELSDFYNVLGVITLGDSKESVTKLIDALKDISLRFFNTKDVKPIKSIRIPSVPEQVLIPREAFYSETNVIPFDESEGKICAEMIMAYPPGIPIITPGERISKEIVDYVYELKETKIQLQGMEDSQLNTIKVIEEEDAMYIYTEKMKNKLFGVPLNLGADKSGIEFGIDVLIENYQDTFDEIEVIEVEKQRENFNSPNLKYKNTILHTCEKLAKAVDESIMDGYRPIIIGGDHSISLGSISGVAKTNRNLGVVWIDAHADMNTDETTLTGNIHGMPLALLQGAGDSELVNCFFEGQKINPKNVVIIGARDIDVREYDVIKELGVKVIHYDDIIRKGMDNVLEEIKDYLKVEDIHISLDIDSINPNFAPGVSTPVKNGLDEDDVYKSFKFLFKNYFITSVDIVEYNPIYDMNHKTAHLVKDFTDYILNPIY
- a CDS encoding HAD family hydrolase, producing the protein MIKLIVLDVDGTLTDGKLYIDNFGNEMKSFDVKDGLAISQAIKQGLKIAIITGKTSNIVEKRSKELGIKDVIQGSRNKVNDLKTILKKYNISFEETAYMGDDLVDLKVMKHCGLSGCPKDSVNEIINISDFISTKNGGNGAVREFLEYLLKKENLWNNIIDNFSSTEQ
- a CDS encoding YdcF family protein, which codes for MFEFIKIFSLFLFSPFIFILVLFFIGFFNIINRKTKSGISLILISLITYSCSCNFFVSPLIHTLENNFSKVSEKNIEQSDIYILLGGGILTNKSLSSFPTKNAYPRLLKTIELYNKEQKPIYISGGKSFNNKESESSIYKKILIDSGISKENIFIEENSRNTAENSKYIKEIMHNNNFKSGILITSAYHMPRSMAIFKDDSLIFYPESAGYLENISNKKFLNYLPNFENLSIFNIVLHEYIGRIYYYMRY